TCGGGCTCATTTATCCTGATACCGGGGAAATTTCTATCGCCGGATTTGATCTCCGGCAGCGATTTCGCGATGCTATTTCGCGCATCGGCAGTCTTATCGAAATTCCCGCATTTTACGGCTATCTTTCGGCGCGGCAAAATTTGCAATTGCTGCTGCGGCTTTCTGATGCCAAAAAAGCAGATGAAAAAATAGACAACGTACTCCGTCAGGTCAAGTTGCTCGACCGCGCTGACGATGCTGTGAAAAAATACTCCCAGGGCATGCGCCAGCGTTTGGGCATTGCCGCAGCAATTT
This genomic stretch from Calditrichota bacterium harbors:
- a CDS encoding ATP-binding cassette domain-containing protein; amino-acid sequence: GLIYPDTGEISIAGFDLRQRFRDAISRIGSLIEIPAFYGYLSARQNLQLLLRLSDAKKADEKIDNVLRQVKLLDRADDAVKKYSQGMRQRLGIAAAILRQPPIVILDEPTNGLDPEGMIEIREFIRSLAKETGTAVLLSSHLLSEMEMLCDRVFILNKGKTIAAGAVKELILPEDENLEQLFLRITRTKTN